The stretch of DNA AGAGTCTATCGCTGCAGGTAAAGCAGGTTTTCCTTGGCTTGAGTGGAACCCCGATACCCTCATCGGTACGGTGATCGCTATGCCGGAAAGAGAACAAATCCCCGAGAACATCAATGAACAGTTGATCGTGGAATTGTACTCCAAGTAATTCTTTGACCTTATACAATATCGTTTATCCTTTAACGCAACAGATAATATGGCCATTTTAGCATTTCAAAAGCCCGATAAGATCATCATGCTGAATTCCAATGAGCAGATGGGACAATTTGAATTCCGTCCGCTGGAGCCGGGTTACGGCATCACCATTGGAAACGCACTCAGGAGAATTCTCCTGTCATCCCTCGAAGGATTTGCTATTACTTCCGTTCACATCGACGGCGTGGATCACGAATTTTCCACGATCAAAGGTGTGGTGGAAGATATGACCGAGATCATCCTGAACATGAAGCAAGTTCGTTTCAAAAGGCAGATCGAGCAGACTGACGCTGAAAAGGTGAACGTTTCTGTGAGCGGCAAAAAGCAACTGACAGCAGGTGATATCGGCAAATTCACATCGGCATTTCAGGTGTTGAACCCGGATCTTGTGATCTGTAACATGGATCCTTCTGTGAAACTTAACTTCGAAGTGACCATTAATAAAGGACGTGGTTATGTTCCTGCCGAAGAAAACAAAGTTGAAAACCAACCCGTAGGTGTGGTTTCTCTGGATGCCATCTTCACACCCATTAAGAACGTGAAATACAGCATCGAGAACTTTCGTGTGGAGCAAAAGACCGACTATGAAAAATTGGTGATGGATATCACAACCGATGGTTCTATCCACCCAAAAAATGCATTGAAGGAAGCAGCCAAAATCCTCATCCATCACTTCATGCTTTTCTCTGATGAAAAGATCACCATTGATACAGAAGAGAAGGCTGAAACAGAAGAGTTCGATGAGTCTTCATTGCACATGCGCCAGCTTTTGAAAACCAAACTGGTGGATATGGACCTGTCCGTACGTGCACTGAATTGCCTCAAAGCTGCAGACGTAGAAACCCTGGGAGATCTTGTTTCTTTCAACAAGAACGACCTTTTGAAATTCAGGAATTTTGGTAAAAAATCCCTGACAGAACTGGAAGACCTCGTGCATTCCAAAGGACTGACCTTCGGAATGAACCTGGCCAAGTATAAATTGGACAAAGACTAAGTACCCGCTTTATTTATATTAAGAAGAGGACATCAAGATGAGACACGGAGATAAAATCAACAACCTTGGCCGCAAAAGTCAGCATAGGAAGGCTATGCTCGCCAACATGGCCAGCTCGCTGATCCTTCATAAAAGGATCAATACGACCCTGGCCAAGGCCAAAGCGCTGCGCACATACGTGGAGCCGCTGATCACCAAATCAAAAAGTGATAATACGCACTCCAGACGGGTGGTATTCAGCTACCTCGGTGATAAGAACGCGGTTGCGGAATTGTTCCGTGAGGTTGCTGCAAAGGTGGGCGAAAGACCAGGTGGCTATACCCGTATCCTTCGTACCGGTTTCCGCAAAGGTGATAATGCCGAAATGTGTTTCATCGAATTGGTAGACTTCAACGAAGCAATGCTTTCCGCATCTGACGACAAGAAAGCCAAGACCACCCGTCGTAGCAGAAGAAGTGGTGGTGCCAAGAAGAAGGCGGATGGTGAAGTTGCTGAAGCATCTGCTGAGACAACTGAAGCTCCTGCAAAAGAAGCCAAGATGAAGAAGCAGGAA from Flavobacteriales bacterium encodes:
- a CDS encoding DNA-directed RNA polymerase subunit alpha, with protein sequence MAILAFQKPDKIIMLNSNEQMGQFEFRPLEPGYGITIGNALRRILLSSLEGFAITSVHIDGVDHEFSTIKGVVEDMTEIILNMKQVRFKRQIEQTDAEKVNVSVSGKKQLTAGDIGKFTSAFQVLNPDLVICNMDPSVKLNFEVTINKGRGYVPAEENKVENQPVGVVSLDAIFTPIKNVKYSIENFRVEQKTDYEKLVMDITTDGSIHPKNALKEAAKILIHHFMLFSDEKITIDTEEKAETEEFDESSLHMRQLLKTKLVDMDLSVRALNCLKAADVETLGDLVSFNKNDLLKFRNFGKKSLTELEDLVHSKGLTFGMNLAKYKLDKD
- the rplQ gene encoding 50S ribosomal protein L17, translated to MRHGDKINNLGRKSQHRKAMLANMASSLILHKRINTTLAKAKALRTYVEPLITKSKSDNTHSRRVVFSYLGDKNAVAELFREVAAKVGERPGGYTRILRTGFRKGDNAEMCFIELVDFNEAMLSASDDKKAKTTRRSRRSGGAKKKADGEVAEASAETTEAPAKEAKMKKQESPAPAEAKEEAAPEAKAAEAAPEAKAEETAKEEKKEEGGEEEKKAE